CAGTAATACACTCCTGTGAAAAAATTTCTAAAGATATAGCAAATGATAGCGAAATGAAGTCGCTGATAGAGAGTTTGAAAAAGGAGATACTTGGAGAATAATCCACAGTTTCCATGTGGAATTCAACTGTGGAAAATGTATTTTTTTTTCATCTTATATATTTATGCTGCAACAATATTTTTTAGTACAGTTTTTTAAACAAATTTTTCTACACTCTAAATCAGCATCACTTATGGTGATAATTACATTATCAACAAATCCACAGTCTCTACTACTACTGTGAATAAAGTTATAATAAGAAAAAGATAAGAAAAGAGGGAAAAAGGATGAAGATTGAGGTAGACACTCAGGCAATGCAAAACGCCATAAACAAAGTACAAAAGGGAATAAGCTCTAAAACAACGCTACCAATCTTAGAGGGAATATATATAAAAGCAGAAGACAATATGGTAACGCTGATAGGAACTGACATGGATTTAACAATAATGACGCAAATTGAAGCAAACGTCATAGATGAAGGAGAAACCGTGGTCAACTCAAGAATATTTAGCGATATTGTAAGAACAATGCCAAGAGAAACAATAAGTATGGATGTGGAAAACAACGTTGTTACTTTAAAGAGCGGCAGTAGCTTATTTAATATTTCATGCTATGATTCAGAGGAATACCCTGCAATCCCAACAATTGAGCTGGACTATGGCGTCGTTATGGACCAGGAAATCTTAAATGATATGATAAAAGGTACAATCTTTTCTGTGTCTACAGATATGACGCACCCTATACTTAATGGGTCATTGTTAAAAATTAGCAATGATGAGGCAATCATGGTGGCATTGGACGGTTACAGGATGTCTATAAAAAGAAAGAAAATTCAGAATAATTCTGACCTGAACATTGTCATCCCGTATAAGGCGTTAAATGAACTGTCAAGGCTTCTAGAAGAAGGTAATTTAAATATATATGTAAATAGAAACCAGGCCGTATTTGATATGGACAACACAAGGGTATATACGAGACTTTTGGAAGGTGAGTTTATAGATTATGAAAACATTATTCCCAATGAAAAAAGTTTGGTATGTGAGGTAAAGAGAGAGGATATCGTTGATACCTTGGAGAGGGCAAGCCTAATATCCAAGGATAGAAGGACACTGGTAAAACTGACGATTGATGGGGATTATATGAAGGTTGAGGGCAGGGATGAGAGGGGATACTTCAACGATGTTATTAATATAAAGATTGATGGGCCAGGCCTTACTATAGCATTTAACTCCTTGTATCTCTTAGAGGCTCTTAGGGCAATAGAGGACAGTTATGTGAAACTTGAGTTTTTGAGCAATGTGTCCCCATGTATAATAAAACCGGTTAATGGTGATGATTACCTATACCTTGTATTACCGGTAAAAATGAAAGATGATAGCGATGCGTGAAGTTAAAATTGATAAGGACTATATAACATTGGGTGCATTCTTGAAATGGCAGAATATAGTAAGTACAGGTGGAGAGGCTAAAATATTAATACAGTTGGGAAAGGTAAGAGTAAATAATGAGGTCTGTACAATGAGGGGCAAAAAATTACGGCCCGGCGACACTGTGGAGGTTAAAGGCCAGGCCTACAGGCTCATATAGGGGTGCTTGTGTTGTATATTAGAGAGGTAGATTTAAAAAACTTCAGGAATTTTACCGATTATACCATCTATTTGGACAAGGGTACAAATATCATATTAGGTAAAAATGCTGTAGGAAAGACCAATATACTGGAATCTATTTATCTATTGAGCCGTGGTAGGTCATTTAAAACATCCAGGTTGAGTGAAATAATAAAATATGATGAGGACAATTTTTTTATCGGTATAAAGGCAGTTAGAAGCTCTGGAGAGTTTACTGCACAGTTTGGCTATGCACAGGACAATAAAAAGCAGATCAAGATTAACGGGATAGAGATTAATAAACAGTCTGAGCTTTTGGGTAACATCTACACCATACTTTTTTTACCTGAAGACCTGTATATAGTTAAGGGAAACCCACAGATAAGAAGGAATTTTATAGACGAGGCGCTTTTACAGATAAGGCCCAATTATACCTATGATTTAATGAGATACTACAAAGTTTTAAAGCAGAGGAATAATCTGCTTAAGAATATTGCAAAAAAACCTTCCTTGAGATATACTTTAGATTCATGGGATGAGCAGATTGCAGCATATGGAATAAAGGTAGCTACAATAAGGGCAAGGTTTGTAGAAACGTTGTCAAGAGCAGTTGCTGATATTCACAAGAACCTGAGTGGTGGAGAAGAACTTGAAATCAAATATTTGGTCAATTTTGGTAATAATATTGATATGTATAGAGAACTTTTGAAATCCTCTGTGGAAAAGGATATAACCTATGGCCAGACTACCATAGGTCCACATAGGGATGACATAAAAATACTATTGGATGGAAAGGCAGCAAGGACCTTTGCATCGCAGGGTCAGCAGAGGACAATAGCATTAAGTCTGAAACTGGCTGAGATAAAAATTATCAGGGATAATATTGGAGAGTCGCCTGTATTCCTTTTAGACGATGTATTTTCTGAACTTGATGATGATAGAAAAATGTGTGTAATGAAAAATATCAAGGACATTCAGTCAGTGATTACCGCAAATGATATCCACATGGATGGAAGCTGGAATGTAATAAGATTAGGGGTGATATGATGTTTCTCCATATAGGCAGCAACATAATAATACCACTTAAAAACTTAATTGGAATAATTGATTATCCTTCCTCATTGTCCTCAGAAATTAACCAGGAATTTATCAACATTTGTCGTGAAGAGGGTTTTTTAAAAAATCAATTAAATGAGGATGTAAAATCCCTTGTGCTGGTGGAGGAGGACAATAAATGTTTTGTATACTGTTCTCCCATATCCTCAGTCACGTTGTATAAAAGGGCGAATAATCCATTTGAGACAATAGAGTAGGAGGTGATGGGATGGATGAAGTAAGATATGACGCAAGTAAGATACAGGTATTGGAGGGACTTGAGGCTGTAAGAAAGCGGCCTGGCATGTATATAGGTTCGACAGGCACAAGGGGGCTTCATCATCTTGTATACGAGGTTGTGGATAATAGCGTTGACGAGGCTATGGCCGGTTACTGCAAGGAAATATATATTTCCATCAATAAGGATGGGTCGTGTACGGTAAAAGACGATGGGAGGGGTATTCCGGCAGATATACATCCTCAGGTGAAAAAGCCGGCAATAGAGGTTGCTCTTACAATGCTCCATGCCGGCGGCAAATTTGGCAGCGGTGGATATAAGGTGTCAGGCGGGCTTCACGGTGTTGGTGTTTCTGTGGTAAACGCCTTATCCGAATGGCTGGAGGTAAAGGTAGACTGGGAAGGTAACTCATACAAACAGAGATACGAAAGAGGAAAGCCAGTGACCCAGCTTATCACTCTTGGTCAAACTGACAATCATGGCACAGAAATTACATTCAAGCCTGATAAAGAGATTTTTGAGGATATTGAGTTTGACTTTAATATACTTTCCACAAGAATGAAGGAAATGGCTTTTTTAAACAAGGGACTTAAAATAGTCCTTGAAGACAAGAGAAGTGATGTTAAGGAAATTTACCACTATGAGGGAGGCATAGTCTCTTTTGTAAAATATTTAAACAAATCCAAAGAAGTGCTGCATGATGAACCTATATTTATATCTGCAACTAAAGATGATGCAGAGCTTGAGGTTGCCTTGCAGTATAATGACACCTACAATGAGACTATTTTCAGTTTTGCCAACAATATAGATACTCATGAGGGAGGGACACACCTAACAGGTTTTAAGAATGCTATTACCAGAGTTCTAAATGACTATGCCAGAAAACATGGTATTTTAAAAGAAAATGATAGGAACCTGCAGGGTGAAGATGTGAGAGAGGGCTTGACTGCAGTAATAAGTGTAAGATTGACTGAGCCTCAGTTTGAAGGCCAGACAAAGACAAAACTAGGAAATACAGAGATACGCAGCTTTGTAGAAAATGCTGTATATGAAAAGTTAGAGACGTTTCTGGAGGAAAACCCATCTACAGCGAAGGTGATTCTTGACAAGGCTATGACTGCATCCAGGGCGAGAGAGGCTGCCAGAAAGGCCAGAGAGCTCACAAGGCGTAAAGGAGCACTGGATTCAATGCAGCTGCCTGGAAAACTTGCCGACTGCACAGAAAAAGACCCGGCACTGTGCGAATTATACCTTGTAGAGGGCGACTCTGCAGGAGGTTCAGCAAAACAAGGGCGGGACAGAAGATTTCAGGCAATACTGCCACTCAGGGGTAAAATTCTTAATGTTGAAAAATCAAGGCTCGATAAGATATTGAACAGCGATGAGATAAAGGCTATGATAACTGCCATTGGGGCTGGTATAGGTGATGATTTTGATATAAAGAAGGTAAGGTATCACAAGATTGTATGTATGACCGATGCTGATGTGGATGGCAGCCACATAAGGACGTTGCTTTTAACCTTCTTTTATAGATATATGCCTGAGCTTATAGACAATGGATATGTGTATATTGCTCAGCCACCACTGTACAGGGTGGAAAAAGGTAAATTTATCAAATATGTCTATTCAGACCGCGAACTGGAGAAGGTATTGAACGAGATAGGCCATGAGGCTGATATACAAAGGTATAAGGGCCTTGGAGAAATGGATCCGGAACAGCTATGGGAGACGACTTTAAACCCGGAGACGAGGACCATGCTCAGGGTTAGTCTTGAGGATGCCCTGGTAGCAGATGAAATATTTGCCATTTTGATGGGACAGGATGTAGAGGCCAGGCGCGAGTTCATACAAAAGAATGCTCATTTGGTTAAAAATCTGGACATATGAGAAGGTGATTAAATGCCAGAAGAAAATATAATACCCGTGGGTATAGAAGATGAGATGCAAAGGTCATATATAGACTATGCAATGAGTGTCATCGTTGGGAGAGCACTCCCAGACGTGAGAGATGGGTTAAAACCTGTACACAGGCGTATCCTGTATGCAATGAATGAACTTGGACTTACACCTGATAAGCCATACAGAAAGTCAGCCCGTATTGTCGGTGATGTTCTTGGTAAGTATCACCCCCATGGTGATGCTGCTGTATATGATGCTATGGTCAGGATGTCACAGGACTTCTCAATAAGGTATCCCTTAGTGGATGGCCATGGTAATATGGGCAGTATAGATGGAGATCCACCTGCAGCCATGAGATATACGGAGGCAAGGCTTTCCAGAATCTCATTGGAAATGCTTGCTGGCATTAACGAAGAGACGGTAGATTTCATGCCAAATTTTGATGATACCCTAAAGGAGCCAACAGTTTTACCAAGTCGATTTCCAAATCTCCTTGTAAATGGCTCTCAAGGAATAGCTGTAGGGATGGCTACAAATATTCCATCTCATAATCTTAACGAGATAGTAGATGGTATAATTGCGCTTATAGATGATCCAGATATTGATATAGATGGGCTGATGAAGTTTGTTAAGGGGCCTGATTTTCCTACTGGTGCAAGTATAATGGGAACAAAGGGTATAAAAGATGCCTATTATACAGGCAGGGGCAAGATAATTTTGAGGTCTAAGGTAGAGATAGAAGAGGCAAAAGGCAGGTCGCGAATACTTATAAAGGAAATACCTTATATGGTTAATAAAGCTAAGCTGGTGGAGAATATAGCCAATCTGATAAAGGATAAAAAGATTGACGGTATAGCAGACCTGAGGGATGAGTCCGATCGCACTGGAATGAGAGTGGTTTTAGAACTCAAAAGGGATGCAAATCCCAACGTAATATTAAATACATTATATGCTCATACTCAGCTTCAGGATACCTTCGGGGTAATTATGTTGGCCCTTGTAAGAGGTGTCCCTAAGGTCCTGAATCTCAAAGACATGATGGTAGAATACCTTAATTTTCAGAAAGAGGTTGTAACCAGAAAGACCAGGTATGAGCTTAACAAGGCACAGGAGAGGGCTCATATACTGGAAGGACTTAGGATAGCACTGGACCATATTGATGAGGTTATAAACCTTATAAGGTCATCGGCCACAACACAGGAGGCAAAGAGTGGGCTCATTGACAGGTTTGGCCTTT
Above is a genomic segment from Calorimonas adulescens containing:
- the gyrB gene encoding DNA topoisomerase (ATP-hydrolyzing) subunit B yields the protein MDEVRYDASKIQVLEGLEAVRKRPGMYIGSTGTRGLHHLVYEVVDNSVDEAMAGYCKEIYISINKDGSCTVKDDGRGIPADIHPQVKKPAIEVALTMLHAGGKFGSGGYKVSGGLHGVGVSVVNALSEWLEVKVDWEGNSYKQRYERGKPVTQLITLGQTDNHGTEITFKPDKEIFEDIEFDFNILSTRMKEMAFLNKGLKIVLEDKRSDVKEIYHYEGGIVSFVKYLNKSKEVLHDEPIFISATKDDAELEVALQYNDTYNETIFSFANNIDTHEGGTHLTGFKNAITRVLNDYARKHGILKENDRNLQGEDVREGLTAVISVRLTEPQFEGQTKTKLGNTEIRSFVENAVYEKLETFLEENPSTAKVILDKAMTASRAREAARKARELTRRKGALDSMQLPGKLADCTEKDPALCELYLVEGDSAGGSAKQGRDRRFQAILPLRGKILNVEKSRLDKILNSDEIKAMITAIGAGIGDDFDIKKVRYHKIVCMTDADVDGSHIRTLLLTFFYRYMPELIDNGYVYIAQPPLYRVEKGKFIKYVYSDRELEKVLNEIGHEADIQRYKGLGEMDPEQLWETTLNPETRTMLRVSLEDALVADEIFAILMGQDVEARREFIQKNAHLVKNLDI
- the gyrA gene encoding DNA gyrase subunit A produces the protein MPEENIIPVGIEDEMQRSYIDYAMSVIVGRALPDVRDGLKPVHRRILYAMNELGLTPDKPYRKSARIVGDVLGKYHPHGDAAVYDAMVRMSQDFSIRYPLVDGHGNMGSIDGDPPAAMRYTEARLSRISLEMLAGINEETVDFMPNFDDTLKEPTVLPSRFPNLLVNGSQGIAVGMATNIPSHNLNEIVDGIIALIDDPDIDIDGLMKFVKGPDFPTGASIMGTKGIKDAYYTGRGKIILRSKVEIEEAKGRSRILIKEIPYMVNKAKLVENIANLIKDKKIDGIADLRDESDRTGMRVVLELKRDANPNVILNTLYAHTQLQDTFGVIMLALVRGVPKVLNLKDMMVEYLNFQKEVVTRKTRYELNKAQERAHILEGLRIALDHIDEVINLIRSSATTQEAKSGLIDRFGLSEKQAQAILDMRLQRLTGLERKKIDEEYEGLLKNIAEYNEILSSESRLLNVIKDDLIRIKEKYGDKRRTEIIPEFTEIDMEDLIKEEDVVVTITHFGYIKRIPLSNYRSQRRGGKGLIGITTREEDFVEDIFITSTHDNLLFFTNQGNVYRLRSFDIPEESRQAKGTALVNLIQLRPGEKVNAVLPVRSFDESSAILMVTRTGLIKKTDLNEYGNVRKTGIKALSLEENDELISVRLAESGQEIIIGTKNGMCIRFSEKDVRTSGRTSKGVTAIELDKDDEIIGMDLIDGGGYVLTVTENGFGKRTPTSEYRLQARRGKGIKAYNRSDKNGYAITIRVVQQEDDLMITTLNGNIIRLKVSDIPELHRNSQGVRLIRLDDGDKVVSIARVRE
- the recF gene encoding DNA replication/repair protein RecF (All proteins in this family for which functions are known are DNA-binding proteins that assist the filamentation of RecA onto DNA for the initiation of recombination or recombinational repair.), yielding MYIREVDLKNFRNFTDYTIYLDKGTNIILGKNAVGKTNILESIYLLSRGRSFKTSRLSEIIKYDEDNFFIGIKAVRSSGEFTAQFGYAQDNKKQIKINGIEINKQSELLGNIYTILFLPEDLYIVKGNPQIRRNFIDEALLQIRPNYTYDLMRYYKVLKQRNNLLKNIAKKPSLRYTLDSWDEQIAAYGIKVATIRARFVETLSRAVADIHKNLSGGEELEIKYLVNFGNNIDMYRELLKSSVEKDITYGQTTIGPHRDDIKILLDGKAARTFASQGQQRTIALSLKLAEIKIIRDNIGESPVFLLDDVFSELDDDRKMCVMKNIKDIQSVITANDIHMDGSWNVIRLGVI
- the dnaN gene encoding DNA polymerase III subunit beta → MKIEVDTQAMQNAINKVQKGISSKTTLPILEGIYIKAEDNMVTLIGTDMDLTIMTQIEANVIDEGETVVNSRIFSDIVRTMPRETISMDVENNVVTLKSGSSLFNISCYDSEEYPAIPTIELDYGVVMDQEILNDMIKGTIFSVSTDMTHPILNGSLLKISNDEAIMVALDGYRMSIKRKKIQNNSDLNIVIPYKALNELSRLLEEGNLNIYVNRNQAVFDMDNTRVYTRLLEGEFIDYENIIPNEKSLVCEVKREDIVDTLERASLISKDRRTLVKLTIDGDYMKVEGRDERGYFNDVINIKIDGPGLTIAFNSLYLLEALRAIEDSYVKLEFLSNVSPCIIKPVNGDDYLYLVLPVKMKDDSDA
- the remB gene encoding extracellular matrix regulator RemB; this encodes MFLHIGSNIIIPLKNLIGIIDYPSSLSSEINQEFINICREEGFLKNQLNEDVKSLVLVEEDNKCFVYCSPISSVTLYKRANNPFETIE
- a CDS encoding RNA-binding S4 domain-containing protein, with product MREVKIDKDYITLGAFLKWQNIVSTGGEAKILIQLGKVRVNNEVCTMRGKKLRPGDTVEVKGQAYRLI